A single Mustelus asterias chromosome 4, sMusAst1.hap1.1, whole genome shotgun sequence DNA region contains:
- the def8 gene encoding differentially expressed in FDCP 8 homolog isoform X1 → MEYDEKLARFRQGHLNPFNKDPGEKVEKGSEEESDLPVKGLYTDSLYREVNAHTDRMMDLGLAEDHFSKPVGSFVALDIENLKHAIDEVKQVILDLPEHSEKQKDAVVKLIHLRLKLQELKDPDEDEPNIRILLEHRFYKEKSKSVKQFCDKCSTIIWGLLQTWYTCTGCYYRCHSKCLNQITKSCVRSKVSHQSEFELNICPEVGLDRQDYRCGECRQPISLRGVPSEARMCDYTGRYYCSSCHWNDAAVIPARVIHNWDFETHKVCRYSMRYLTLMISRPVLKLRAINPLLFNYVEELVEIRKLRQDILLMKPYFITCKEAMEARLLLQLQDRQHFVENDEMYSLQDLIDIATGRLSCTLTEIHTIFAKHIKLDCERCQAKGFVCELCKEGDVLFPFDSHTSVCQDCSAVFHRDCYYDNSTTCPRCPRLSMRRQSQIGPTHPD, encoded by the exons ATGGAATACGATGAAAAACTGGCACGATTTCGACAAGGTCATCTCAATCCCTTCAATAAAGACCCAGGTGAAAAGGTGGAGAAAGGCAGTGAGGAAGAGAGTGACCTGCCAGTAAAAG GACTATACACAGACTCTTTGTATAGGGAGGTCAATGCACATACAGACCGAATGATGGATCTTGGCCTGGCTGAGGATCATTTCTCCAAACCCGTG GGATCATTTGTGGCATTAGACATTGAGAATCTGAAGCATGCAATCGATGAGGTGAAACAAGTTATATTAGATTTGCCGGAACATTCCGAGAAGCAGAAAGACGCCGTTGTTAAACTTATTCATCTCCGGCTTAAGCTACAAGAACTGAAG GATCCTGATGAGGATGAGCCAAACATTCGAATTTTGCTCGAACATCGGTTCTACAAGGAGAAAAGCAAAAGTGTCAAACAGTTTTGTGACAAGTGCAGCACCATTATATGGGGCTTGCTTCAAACCTGGTATACCTGCACAG GTTGTTACTACCGGTGTCACAGTAAGTGTTTGAACCAAATCACCAAATCCTGCGTAAGGTCAAAGGTCAGCCACCAGTCTGAATTCGAACTCAACATCTGTCCTGAGGTGGGACTAGACAGGCAAGATTATCGATGCGGAGAGTGTCGTCAGCCAATCTCCCTAC GTGGCGTGCCTAGTGAAGCGCGCATGTGTGACTACACAGGACGATATTACTGCAGCAGCTGCCACTGGAATGATGCAGCAGTCATCCCAGCACGTGTCATACACAACTGGGACTTTGAAACCCATAAA GTGTGCCGTTATAGTATGAGGTACCTCACACTGATGATTTCCCGGCCAGTACTAAAACTTAGAGCGATTAATCCACTTCTCTTCAACTATGTGGAGGAACTGGTGGAAATTCGG AAACTCCGACAAGACATCCTGCTAATGAAACCCTATTTCATTACCTGTAAGGAGGCAATGGAGGCAAGGCTGCTGCTACAG TTACAGGATCGCCAGCACTTTGTGGAAAATGATGAGATGTATTCCTTACAGGATTTAATTGACATTGCCACTGGGCGCCTCAGCTGCACTTTAACTGAAATCCACACCATCTTTGCAAAGCACATCAAGCTGGACTGTGAG CGATGTCAGGCCAAAGGTTTTGTCTGCGAGTTGTGCAAAGAGGGAGATGTGCTCTTTCCATTTGATAGCCACACATCAGTATGCCAGGATTGTTCAGCTGTATTCCACAG
- the def8 gene encoding differentially expressed in FDCP 8 homolog isoform X2 — protein MEYDEKLARFRQGHLNPFNKDPGLYTDSLYREVNAHTDRMMDLGLAEDHFSKPVGSFVALDIENLKHAIDEVKQVILDLPEHSEKQKDAVVKLIHLRLKLQELKDPDEDEPNIRILLEHRFYKEKSKSVKQFCDKCSTIIWGLLQTWYTCTGCYYRCHSKCLNQITKSCVRSKVSHQSEFELNICPEVGLDRQDYRCGECRQPISLRGVPSEARMCDYTGRYYCSSCHWNDAAVIPARVIHNWDFETHKVCRYSMRYLTLMISRPVLKLRAINPLLFNYVEELVEIRKLRQDILLMKPYFITCKEAMEARLLLQLQDRQHFVENDEMYSLQDLIDIATGRLSCTLTEIHTIFAKHIKLDCERCQAKGFVCELCKEGDVLFPFDSHTSVCQDCSAVFHRDCYYDNSTTCPRCPRLSMRRQSQIGPTHPD, from the exons ATGGAATACGATGAAAAACTGGCACGATTTCGACAAGGTCATCTCAATCCCTTCAATAAAGACCCAG GACTATACACAGACTCTTTGTATAGGGAGGTCAATGCACATACAGACCGAATGATGGATCTTGGCCTGGCTGAGGATCATTTCTCCAAACCCGTG GGATCATTTGTGGCATTAGACATTGAGAATCTGAAGCATGCAATCGATGAGGTGAAACAAGTTATATTAGATTTGCCGGAACATTCCGAGAAGCAGAAAGACGCCGTTGTTAAACTTATTCATCTCCGGCTTAAGCTACAAGAACTGAAG GATCCTGATGAGGATGAGCCAAACATTCGAATTTTGCTCGAACATCGGTTCTACAAGGAGAAAAGCAAAAGTGTCAAACAGTTTTGTGACAAGTGCAGCACCATTATATGGGGCTTGCTTCAAACCTGGTATACCTGCACAG GTTGTTACTACCGGTGTCACAGTAAGTGTTTGAACCAAATCACCAAATCCTGCGTAAGGTCAAAGGTCAGCCACCAGTCTGAATTCGAACTCAACATCTGTCCTGAGGTGGGACTAGACAGGCAAGATTATCGATGCGGAGAGTGTCGTCAGCCAATCTCCCTAC GTGGCGTGCCTAGTGAAGCGCGCATGTGTGACTACACAGGACGATATTACTGCAGCAGCTGCCACTGGAATGATGCAGCAGTCATCCCAGCACGTGTCATACACAACTGGGACTTTGAAACCCATAAA GTGTGCCGTTATAGTATGAGGTACCTCACACTGATGATTTCCCGGCCAGTACTAAAACTTAGAGCGATTAATCCACTTCTCTTCAACTATGTGGAGGAACTGGTGGAAATTCGG AAACTCCGACAAGACATCCTGCTAATGAAACCCTATTTCATTACCTGTAAGGAGGCAATGGAGGCAAGGCTGCTGCTACAG TTACAGGATCGCCAGCACTTTGTGGAAAATGATGAGATGTATTCCTTACAGGATTTAATTGACATTGCCACTGGGCGCCTCAGCTGCACTTTAACTGAAATCCACACCATCTTTGCAAAGCACATCAAGCTGGACTGTGAG CGATGTCAGGCCAAAGGTTTTGTCTGCGAGTTGTGCAAAGAGGGAGATGTGCTCTTTCCATTTGATAGCCACACATCAGTATGCCAGGATTGTTCAGCTGTATTCCACAG